Proteins from one Marinobacter alexandrii genomic window:
- a CDS encoding helix-turn-helix domain-containing protein, whose amino-acid sequence MANEKAYNPFEVINNQLDRIETLLSDIDQRIVKLENNQVENDRFMDINEASEFLGDAKATLYGRTSKNEIQFYKRGKKVYFKKSDLVKWIEGGRMRTIDEIKDDVRKRL is encoded by the coding sequence ATGGCAAACGAAAAAGCCTATAATCCTTTTGAGGTTATTAACAATCAACTTGATAGAATTGAGACCCTTCTTTCCGATATTGACCAAAGAATCGTCAAATTGGAAAATAACCAGGTTGAGAATGATAGATTCATGGATATTAATGAAGCGTCTGAATTTTTGGGTGATGCAAAAGCCACCTTATATGGAAGGACAAGCAAGAATGAAATTCAATTCTACAAACGTGGTAAGAAGGTATATTTCAAGAAATCTGATTTAGTCAAGTGGATTGAAGGGGGTAGGATGAGAACCATCGATGAGATAAAGGATGATGTCAGAAAGAGACTCTAA